The Stenotrophomonas maltophilia sequence CTGGCCAACTACGACCTGAAGGGCGAGCGCCTGAAGCGGGTGCAGAACAAGCTGGGGCCGCTGCTGCATTTCAAGGCGCAACCGAACGTGGAGCGCGCGATCTTCATCGCCGCGCCACACCAGGGCACCGACATCGCCGGCAACAAGGTCGGTCGCCTGATCGGTCGCCTGGTGCGCCTGCCGCTGACCATCCTCGGCAAGTTCGAGGACGTGTTCCTGGCGCTGGCGCAGGCCGAACAGCAGGTCGATGGTACGGCCAAGCCCAAGATCCCCAACAGCATCGACAATCTCAAGGCCAGCGATCCATTCGTGAAGGCGTCCGCGCAGCTGCCGATCGAAGCGGGCCTGAAGTACCACTCGATCATCGCCCAGCGCAAGCCGGAGCTGCCGGTGGAAAAGTCCGATGACGGGCTGGTGCCGTACTGGAGCGCGCACCTGCCGGGCGCACTGTCGGAGAAGGTGATCATTTCCGGCCACAGCGTGCAGGAGACCCCACAGGCGGTGCTGGAGGTGCGGCGCATCCTTCACCGGGATATCGATGAGATGGGGACTGGCACCCGGTAATGCCGGTAATGCCGGCCGCTGGCAGGCACCATCACGGGATTTCCGCGTGCGCGGAGGTTGCCGGCCAGCGGCCGGCACTACCGGAGTCCGGCGGCGCTACACCCGCCGTGCGATCACCGTGGCCAGCAGCGCCAGGCCGAAGGTGATCGCCAGGCACAGCACGTAGCCGGTGTGGGGTGCGCTTTGCACGAACAGCGCGAACAGTGCACCGGAAACCGCCAGCGCGGTGGTCACCGACAGCGCTTCGCTCAGCTGCAGTGCCGAGGTGTTGGCACCCTGCTCGTGCGGTGCGGACAACGACAGCGTCAGCACCGACAGGCTGGCGTAGATCATGCCCATGCCGAAGCCGGTCATGGCCCAGCCGACCAGGGCCACCGGCAGCGGCACTGCGTTGAACAGCACGGCCAGTGTGGCGGCAATACCGATCGTCATCAGCGGCGTGCCCATGCGCAGCAGCTGCTGGCGCGACCAGCCACGCTGCTGATGGCCCTGCAGCCATGAACCGGCGAACCAGCCCAGTGCGCCAAGACTGAGCACGGCACCGGCCCAGCTGGGTGAGAGCCCGCGTTCGCGCTGCAACAGCAGGGGCAGATAGGCCTCGCAGGCGAAGAATGCGGCTGCCGCGACGCCGCGCAGCGCGATCACGCTGGGCAGTCCGCGGCGCAGGAGCAATGTGCCGGCCGGCAGCAGGCGATGCACGCAGAACAGCAGGGCCAGCATGGCCACGCCGATGCAGAGCAGTGCAGGCAGGCCCTGCTGCTGGCCGCCGAAGTAGAGCAGCAGCGCCGCCAACGAGGCACCACTGGCCCAGCGCACCACGTTGCCTCGCCCATCGTCGGCGAGGCCGCCATCGGTGGGTTGCATGCGCGTGAGTGCCGGGCGCAGCAGCAGCGCGGCCGGAATCGCCAGCAGCGGCACGGCCAGGAACACCCAGCGCCAGCCGAGATGCTGCACGATCAGCCCGCTCAGCGCGGGGCCGATCATTGACGGCACCACCCAGCCTGCGGAGAACGCGGCGAATACCTTCGGCCGCAGGTGCTCCGGGTAGCTGCGCCCGACCATCACATAGAGCGAGACCGAGATCGCACCCGCACCCAGGCCCTGCAGCAGGCGCCCCGCCACCAGCATGCCCATGCGCATGGCAAAGCCAGCCAGCAGCAGGCCCAGCACGAAGCAGGCCAACCCGTACCAGAGTGGCCGTGCCGGCCCATGCTGGTCGGCCCAGCGCCCGGCCAGGGTCATGCCGATCACGCTGGTGGCCAGGGTACCGCCGAAGGCCAGTGCGTACAGGCGCAGGCCGTCCAGTGCCACGGCCACGGTCGGCATGGCGGCCGCCACCGCGAGGGCCTCGAAGGCATGCAGCGCGACCAGCGCGACCATGCCGATGGTGGTGGCGCGGTAGCGCGCGGACAGGATCGAAGTGTCAGCCGATGAACTGGCGTTGGCGGGGGAGAGCGTGGGGGTCATACGGGTCAGATGCGGGCCGCGCTTGTCAACAGGCGGCGAAGATAGCAGCATGACACCTCAACTGTAGTTGAGGTCAAGCAATGGTGTCCCAGGAACTGAGCGTTGGCGAAGTCTCCCAGCGCAGTGGCGTGGCGGTTTCGGCGCTGCACTTCTACGAGCGCAAGGGGCTGATCAGCAGCCTGCGCACTTCGGGCAACCAGCGCCGCTACAGCCGCGACGTGCTGCGCCGGCTGGCGGTGATCCGCGTAGCGCAGCGCGTGGGCATGCCGTTGGAAGCGGTCGGCCGGGCCTTCGAGAGCCTGCCCGACGGCCGCGCACCGACCAAGGCGGATTGGGCCAAGTTGTCCGCGCGCTGGCGCGCCGAGCTGGAGGAGCGCATCCACATGCTGCAGCTGCTGCGCGATGAGCTGACCGGCTGTATCGGCTGCGGCTGCCTGTCGCTGCAGCGCTGCCGCCTGGCCAACCCCGGTGACGTCCTCGGCGAACGCGGCGACGGCCCGATGCGCTGGGAATGAAAAAGGGGACGGAGGGGATTAAGTCGCAAGTGCACAAACGACTTAATCCCCTCCGTCCCCTTTTTCTTACCAGACCGTGATCGTCTCGCCGCTCTGGATGCCTTCCACCGCGCGCTGGTAACCCAGTGCCGCGCGCTGTGCGGTCACCGCTTCGAAGCCCGGGAAGTAGGGGCCGTAGTCGGCCATCGACTCGACCAGCACGTTGGGGCTGATCACGTTGATGCGCAGGCCACGTGGCAGCAGCTCCAGCGCAGCGGCACGCACGAAGCCTTCCAGTGCGGCATTCACTGCGGTGGCGTTGACGCCGTCGCGGATCGGATGCGCGCTGATGATCCCGCTGGTCAGGGTGATCGAACCGCCTGCATTGAGGTGGTGCTGGGCGGCCAGCGCCAACCGCACCTGCCCAAGCAGCTTGTCCTGCAGGCCGAGGTTGAACTGTGCCGGCGTCATCGCCTGCAGCGGGCCGAAGTGCACCGAGCCAGTGGTGGAGATCACCGCATCGACCGGTCCGCTGCGTGCGAACAGGTCGGCAACGCTGGCATCGTCGGTCAGGTCAACGCGCAGTTCGCCACTGTGGCGACCGGCGGCAAGGATCTGGTGATGCTGGCCGAGCTGGCGGGCGACTGCCTGGCCGAGGGTGCCGCTGGCACCGACGAGGAGAATCTTCATGGCCGTTCCTTGAGGAGGGGGATGGGCGCAGTCTGCACCCTCACAAAGGGGTTGGGTAAGGAGCGTATGCTTCGCTGATTCCTAACTCTGGATTAGTAATGGATACGTTGCGCTGCATGCAGGCCTTCGTCGCCGTGGCCGAGCGCGGGAGCTTTGCAGGGGCTGCCGAACAGCTGCAGGTGTCGGCGGTGATGGTCGGCAAGTACATCCAGCAGCTGGAGGCGCATCTGGGCACGGCCTTGCTGCAGCGGAACACTCGCCGCCAACGCCTGACCGAAGCCGGCGGGGCCTACCTGGCCGGTTGCCGGCAGGTGCTGGAGCAGGTGCAGCAGGCCGAGGCGGATGTGGCCGGCCTGCAGGTGCAGCCACGCGGCCTGCTGCGGGTCAGCGCGCCGACCACCTGGGGCAGCTGTGTGCTGGCTCCGCAGCTGGCCACGCTGTTGCGCGCGCAGCCGCAGTTGAACATCGAGCTGGACCTGAGCAACCGCCGCGTGGACCTGATCGACGATGGTTTCGACGTGGCGATCCGGGTGGGGCCGCTGCCGTCGCAGGAAGTGGTGGCGCGACCGCTGCCGCCGTACGCGATGAGCCTGTGCGCGGCGCCCGCGTACCTGCGCCGGCGCGGCACGCCGCGCACACCCGATGATCTGGAAGGGCACGACTGCCTGAGCCACCTGGCCTGGCGTGGTGGCCACGGCTGGCAGCTGGCCAATGGCGAACAGGTGGATTGGGACGCACGCCTGACCTGCAACGATGGCTTCGCGTTGCGTGAAGCTGCCGTGGCCGGTGCCGGCCTGGTGTTGCAACCGACGGCGTTGCTGGCTGCCGAAATTGCCGCCGGGCGCCTGAAGCCGCTGCTGCGCGGCTACCTGCCCGAACCGCGGCCGATGCACCTGATCTACCTGCCCGACCGCAGGCCGCGCCCGCGGTTGCAGTGCTTCGTTGATTTCGTCATGACCACATTGGGGCGGTGATCATCGGGTAGATGGGGTCAGATCCCTTTGCCTCGGCAAAGGGATCTGACCCCAGGGGATCAATCATTCGCCGCAGACAGTTCCTGTCCACGCACCTGCGCGGCGCGCAGCGCCGTGTCCACCAGCGCCTCGAAGCCACCGGCCTGGAAGCTCTCGATGGCGGCCTGGGTGGTGCCGTTCGGCGAGGTCACGCGGCGGCGCAGCTCGGCCGGGCTTTCGCCTGCCTCATCCAGCATGCGCGAGGCACCCAGCAGGGTCTGCACCACCAGCGTGCGCGCGGCGTCGGCCGGCAGGCCCTGGGCGATACCTGCTGCTTCCATCGCTTCGGCCAGCAGGAACACATAGGCCGGTCCGCTGCCGGATACAGCAGTGACCGAATCCATCAGCGGTTCGCTGTCGATCCACACCGTGCGCCCGGCACTGGCCAGCACCTGTTCGGCCTGCGCGTGCTGCTGCGCGTCCACCGAGGGCGTGGCGTACAGGCCGGTCACGCCGGCGCCAAGCAGGGCCGGGGTGTTGGGCATCGCACGCACCACCGGCAGATTGCCGCCCAGCCAGCGTTCCAGCTGCGTGCTGGTGATGCCCGCGGCAATCGATACCACCAGCGGCTGGTTTGCCTGGGCCAGTGCCTGCAGCGACTGGCAGACATCGCGCAGCACCTGCGGCTTCACCGCCAGCAGCCAGGTGCGGCCCTGCGCGGCGGCATCGGCGGCGTTGTCGTGCACCTGCACGCCGAAGTCGGCGGCCAGCGCCTGGCGCAGTTCGGCCACCGGCTCGGCCACGTGGATGTGCGCGGCCGGCACGCCCTGGCGGATCAGGCCGGCGATCAGGCTGCGGGCCATGTTGCCGCCGCCGATGAAGGTGATGGAATCAGCTGCCATGGAAGTCTCCTTGGAAAATCAGGCCGGGCGCGGGCGGGCGCCGAACAGGGCGGTGCCGATGCGCACCAGGGTGGCACCCTCGGCGATGGCTTCGGCGTAGTCGCTGCTCATGCCCATCGACAGCGTGTCGACCTGCGCGTGCTGGGCAGCCAGCGACTGGAAAAGTGTGCGCATGCGCACGAATGCATCCCGACGGCGCTCGGCCTCGGGCCATGGCGCGGGAATCGCCATCAGTCCGCGCAGGCGCAGGGTGGGTTCGGCGGCAATCGCGGCGGCCAGTGCATCCACTTCTTCCGGTGCACAGCCATGCTTGCTGGATTCGTCGTCGATGTTGACCTGGATCAGCACGTTCAGCGGGCCGCGCCCGGCAGGGCGATGGCGTGCCAGCGCGGTCACCAGCTTGGGGCGGTCCACGCTCTGCACCCAGTCGAAATGGCTGGCCACGGCATCGGCCTTGTTCGACTGCAGGTGGCCGATCAGGTGCCATTCCAGCGCCAGGTGCTGCAGCGCCTGCATCTTGGCGAGCGCTTCCTGCACGTAGTTCTCGCCGAAGGCGTGCTGGCCCTGTGCGGCCAGCGCGGCCACAGCCTCGGCAGGCTGGGTCTTGGACACCGCCAGCAGGCGTGGATCGGGCCTGCCCGCGGCCTCGGCGGCGGCATGCAGGTTGCTCAGGATCTGGGGCAGGGGAGTGGCCACGTAACGCGTTCCATTGAATCAGGAGGCTATACTGCCGCCCGGGGAAAGATCCTTCCAGTCGAAGCCGTTATTGGGGAGTAGCCGCTCATGGATATCGCCGAACTGTTGGCGTTTTCCGTAAAGAACAAAGCGTCCGACCTGCACCTGTCCGCAGGCCTGCCGCCGATGATCCGCGTGGACGGCGACGTTCGCCGGATCAACATCCCAGCCCTGGACCACAAGCAGGTCCATGCGCTGGTGTACGACATCATGTCCGACAAGCAGCGCCGCGATTACGAGGAATTCCTCGAAGTGG is a genomic window containing:
- a CDS encoding MFS transporter, which codes for MLLSSPPVDKRGPHLTRMTPTLSPANASSSADTSILSARYRATTIGMVALVALHAFEALAVAAAMPTVAVALDGLRLYALAFGGTLATSVIGMTLAGRWADQHGPARPLWYGLACFVLGLLLAGFAMRMGMLVAGRLLQGLGAGAISVSLYVMVGRSYPEHLRPKVFAAFSAGWVVPSMIGPALSGLIVQHLGWRWVFLAVPLLAIPAALLLRPALTRMQPTDGGLADDGRGNVVRWASGASLAALLLYFGGQQQGLPALLCIGVAMLALLFCVHRLLPAGTLLLRRGLPSVIALRGVAAAAFFACEAYLPLLLQRERGLSPSWAGAVLSLGALGWFAGSWLQGHQQRGWSRQQLLRMGTPLMTIGIAATLAVLFNAVPLPVALVGWAMTGFGMGMIYASLSVLTLSLSAPHEQGANTSALQLSEALSVTTALAVSGALFALFVQSAPHTGYVLCLAITFGLALLATVIARRV
- the soxR gene encoding redox-sensitive transcriptional activator SoxR, with translation MVSQELSVGEVSQRSGVAVSALHFYERKGLISSLRTSGNQRRYSRDVLRRLAVIRVAQRVGMPLEAVGRAFESLPDGRAPTKADWAKLSARWRAELEERIHMLQLLRDELTGCIGCGCLSLQRCRLANPGDVLGERGDGPMRWE
- a CDS encoding short chain dehydrogenase; this translates as MKILLVGASGTLGQAVARQLGQHHQILAAGRHSGELRVDLTDDASVADLFARSGPVDAVISTTGSVHFGPLQAMTPAQFNLGLQDKLLGQVRLALAAQHHLNAGGSITLTSGIISAHPIRDGVNATAVNAALEGFVRAAALELLPRGLRINVISPNVLVESMADYGPYFPGFEAVTAQRAALGYQRAVEGIQSGETITVW
- a CDS encoding LysR family transcriptional regulator — its product is MDTLRCMQAFVAVAERGSFAGAAEQLQVSAVMVGKYIQQLEAHLGTALLQRNTRRQRLTEAGGAYLAGCRQVLEQVQQAEADVAGLQVQPRGLLRVSAPTTWGSCVLAPQLATLLRAQPQLNIELDLSNRRVDLIDDGFDVAIRVGPLPSQEVVARPLPPYAMSLCAAPAYLRRRGTPRTPDDLEGHDCLSHLAWRGGHGWQLANGEQVDWDARLTCNDGFALREAAVAGAGLVLQPTALLAAEIAAGRLKPLLRGYLPEPRPMHLIYLPDRRPRPRLQCFVDFVMTTLGR
- the proC gene encoding pyrroline-5-carboxylate reductase, which gives rise to MAADSITFIGGGNMARSLIAGLIRQGVPAAHIHVAEPVAELRQALAADFGVQVHDNAADAAAQGRTWLLAVKPQVLRDVCQSLQALAQANQPLVVSIAAGITSTQLERWLGGNLPVVRAMPNTPALLGAGVTGLYATPSVDAQQHAQAEQVLASAGRTVWIDSEPLMDSVTAVSGSGPAYVFLLAEAMEAAGIAQGLPADAARTLVVQTLLGASRMLDEAGESPAELRRRVTSPNGTTQAAIESFQAGGFEALVDTALRAAQVRGQELSAAND
- a CDS encoding YggS family pyridoxal phosphate-dependent enzyme, with protein sequence MATPLPQILSNLHAAAEAAGRPDPRLLAVSKTQPAEAVAALAAQGQHAFGENYVQEALAKMQALQHLALEWHLIGHLQSNKADAVASHFDWVQSVDRPKLVTALARHRPAGRGPLNVLIQVNIDDESSKHGCAPEEVDALAAAIAAEPTLRLRGLMAIPAPWPEAERRRDAFVRMRTLFQSLAAQHAQVDTLSMGMSSDYAEAIAEGATLVRIGTALFGARPRPA